A section of the Chryseobacterium scophthalmum genome encodes:
- a CDS encoding bacteriocin-like protein, whose amino-acid sequence MKNLKKLNKNQLKTIIGNGIKPLPEPDFCMYYCNGIVVCATCSDDFKCPDDSI is encoded by the coding sequence ATGAAAAATTTAAAAAAATTAAACAAAAATCAATTAAAAACAATTATAGGAAACGGAATTAAGCCATTACCAGAGCCAGATTTCTGCATGTATTATTGCAATGGCATTGTAGTTTGTGCAACTTGCAGCGATGATTTTAAATGTCCCGATGATTCTATTTAA
- the gcvT gene encoding glycine cleavage system aminomethyltransferase GcvT, producing MESVKTKKTAFNAIHHILGGKMVEYAGFEMPVQYKGVTCEHETVRSSVGVFDVSHMGEISIQGKGSFELIQKITTNDVSKLYPGKVQYSCMPNDTGGIIDDLLVYKISKNDYLLVVNASNIQKDLDWIKRHNSFGAEVTNISDSISLLAVQGPKSLKVLQKLTDINLKELESYSFTIGELARIPNALISKTGYTGETGFEIYVENKYAAHLWEAIFEAGKDEGIEPIGLAARDTLRLEMGYCLYGNDINDYTSPLEAGLGWITKFTKDFIYNGFLKIQKEKGITKKLVGFEIEGKGIPRHGYEIWDHHHQIIGTVTSGTLSPTLKKGIGMGYVCFESAKHGSEIFINIRNKPVKGVIVKTPFIKD from the coding sequence ATGGAGTCTGTAAAAACAAAGAAAACAGCATTTAATGCAATCCATCACATCCTTGGTGGGAAAATGGTAGAATATGCAGGTTTTGAAATGCCTGTACAGTACAAAGGAGTAACGTGCGAGCATGAAACGGTAAGAAGCAGTGTTGGAGTTTTTGATGTGTCGCATATGGGAGAGATCTCGATACAAGGAAAAGGTTCTTTTGAATTAATACAGAAAATCACGACCAATGATGTGTCAAAACTTTATCCTGGTAAAGTACAATACAGCTGTATGCCCAACGATACAGGCGGAATTATTGACGATTTGCTGGTTTATAAAATAAGTAAAAACGACTACCTTCTTGTCGTTAATGCTTCAAACATACAAAAAGATCTGGATTGGATTAAAAGACATAATTCTTTTGGAGCAGAAGTAACCAATATTTCAGATTCAATTTCTTTATTGGCTGTTCAGGGACCAAAATCTTTAAAAGTATTACAGAAGTTAACAGATATTAATTTAAAAGAATTAGAATCTTATAGTTTCACCATTGGTGAATTAGCCCGTATTCCGAATGCTTTGATCTCAAAAACAGGATATACAGGAGAAACTGGGTTTGAAATCTATGTAGAGAACAAATACGCAGCTCATCTATGGGAAGCGATATTTGAGGCAGGAAAAGATGAAGGAATTGAACCGATTGGTTTAGCCGCTAGAGATACATTGCGACTTGAAATGGGGTATTGTCTTTATGGAAATGATATTAATGATTACACTTCGCCTTTGGAAGCAGGTCTTGGCTGGATAACAAAATTTACCAAAGATTTTATTTACAACGGATTTTTAAAAATTCAAAAAGAAAAGGGTATTACTAAAAAGCTGGTAGGTTTTGAAATTGAAGGCAAAGGCATTCCCCGTCATGGATATGAAATTTGGGATCATCATCATCAAATTATTGGAACGGTTACCTCGGGAACACTTTCTCCTACACTCAAAAAAGGAATAGGGATGGGATACGTCTGTTTTGAAAGTGCTAAACACGGAAGTGAAATTTTTATTAATATAAGAAATAAACCGGTCAAAGGTGTGATTGTGAAAACTCCATTTATTAAAGATTAG
- a CDS encoding methyltransferase domain-containing protein, whose amino-acid sequence MIFQQISQNIDVKDIVFNEIYPPNIKVVAEKHWTPVAVAKMAAKYLVEKPGTKVLDIGAGAGKFCLVGAASTEGFFYGIEQRASLTKISKKIAVRHNITNVEFLHSNIDKISFSDYEAFYFFNSFFENIDTSNPIDDTILPDSDLYHAYSDYVKEQLNKTPVGTRLVTYWSKWDEIPTNFEFVDSACNGFLSFWKKVS is encoded by the coding sequence ATGATTTTTCAACAAATTAGTCAAAATATTGATGTAAAAGATATCGTCTTTAATGAAATATATCCTCCAAACATAAAGGTCGTTGCAGAAAAACACTGGACACCTGTTGCTGTAGCCAAAATGGCTGCAAAATATTTGGTTGAAAAACCAGGTACGAAAGTACTTGATATTGGTGCGGGTGCAGGCAAGTTCTGTCTGGTTGGTGCTGCTTCTACAGAAGGTTTTTTTTATGGAATAGAGCAAAGAGCTTCCCTCACTAAAATATCAAAAAAAATAGCAGTGAGGCATAATATTACGAATGTAGAATTCTTGCATTCCAATATTGATAAAATTAGCTTTTCTGATTATGAAGCCTTTTACTTTTTTAATTCTTTTTTTGAAAATATAGATACTTCAAATCCGATTGATGATACAATACTTCCTGACAGCGATTTATACCACGCTTATTCAGATTATGTAAAAGAGCAACTCAATAAAACTCCTGTAGGAACCCGGTTGGTTACTTATTGGAGTAAATGGGATGAAATTCCAACAAACTTTGAATTTGTGGACTCTGCCTGCAATGGGTTTTTAAGTTTCTGGAAAAAGGTATCCTAG
- a CDS encoding T9SS type A sorting domain-containing protein yields the protein MKKLLFSCFILLGIGTNAQYNVNQNFDGALTAVNYFGGGSVTTNANSCSGALSYAKTYNSSAPEGGVFISPSDLGQVNNGKAVTVTFKLKKTGTMVGKLLLFVRAKNGSTWGNAVYYAIDGSNINPLDTNISSTVYDCVTFSGTIPQDALAVGTEYGIGVDFYKTSSGNGGLNIDDLNIVQEASNLSVSEINANKTFIYPTPFNDLIKISNLKNVRSITINDSSGRLIKSFLPSSELNVSDMKEGVYFLNLNMEDGSIKYYKTFKK from the coding sequence ATGAAAAAATTATTATTCTCTTGTTTTATCTTATTAGGAATTGGAACCAATGCCCAATATAACGTGAACCAGAATTTCGATGGCGCATTAACTGCTGTTAATTATTTTGGCGGCGGGAGTGTTACAACCAATGCAAATTCTTGCAGTGGTGCTTTGTCTTATGCAAAAACATACAATAGCAGTGCTCCGGAAGGTGGTGTTTTCATTTCTCCTTCAGATCTGGGGCAAGTAAATAATGGAAAAGCAGTTACAGTTACCTTTAAGTTAAAAAAAACAGGAACTATGGTTGGAAAATTATTACTGTTTGTTAGAGCCAAGAATGGAAGCACATGGGGAAATGCAGTTTATTATGCAATAGACGGGTCAAATATAAACCCACTTGATACAAATATATCTTCAACGGTTTATGATTGTGTTACTTTCTCAGGGACAATTCCCCAAGATGCTCTTGCTGTAGGGACTGAATATGGAATTGGTGTTGATTTTTATAAAACCAGTTCCGGAAATGGAGGACTTAATATTGATGATTTAAATATTGTTCAGGAGGCTTCCAATTTATCAGTTTCAGAAATTAATGCGAACAAGACATTTATTTACCCTACGCCATTCAATGATTTGATAAAAATTTCCAATTTAAAAAATGTAAGATCCATAACTATAAATGATAGTAGCGGAAGACTTATAAAATCATTCTTACCAAGCAGTGAGCTTAATGTTTCCGATATGAAAGAAGGTGTTTATTTTCTAAACCTTAATATGGAGGATGGAAGTATAAAGTATTATAAAACTTTCAAGAAATAG
- a CDS encoding helix-turn-helix domain-containing protein: MKSIFILLILLLSLLLPAQSKSEFDKVYSETYLKTSHTDFKKALEIADSLYSVSKEPYFKAKSLMLSATLFQEAGEVKKAVDYASKAEIICKDSKDQIQSAEIFGFLATQFRRLKLYDQSISYIDKATAQANQIEDLSIRNTILGLITQEHATYEIDQKNYNKAIILIEKSQVYFRKGKKPNDGIFLASNERLLGDCLYYLKQYDQSLVHYTIALGMLGKLPDNFLKGFIYNGIAAVYIKKGELIEAKKYSDLSQNIADKTQYLELKKNIYKTSQEYYYLEKNIEKFSHLKNKEDAVTEEISEKNSTFINNQQTKLLDNSKTLQNNNFMLILISTLILVILGFVFFFYYKKNILVRSKISSLEEALLNKIKNNPKTTETSKTVKPEVIEKILKKLDAFENSTLFIQKNISLSSLSTYCNTNSKYLSIVINTHKQKDFHNYINELRIKYLVDKIKTEPQYLKYKIVSLGELAGFTTQSKFIEAFKKEMLVTPSSFIKSIENQYSDTRDINIHNGNPSSLS, translated from the coding sequence ATGAAGTCTATTTTTATTCTTCTTATTTTATTATTATCACTTTTGCTACCCGCTCAAAGCAAAAGTGAATTTGATAAGGTGTATTCAGAAACCTATCTTAAAACTTCCCATACAGATTTCAAAAAGGCACTTGAGATAGCCGATTCTTTATATTCAGTTTCAAAAGAACCTTACTTTAAAGCTAAAAGCTTAATGCTATCTGCTACACTTTTTCAGGAAGCGGGGGAAGTAAAAAAAGCAGTAGATTATGCATCAAAAGCTGAGATTATCTGCAAAGACTCTAAAGACCAAATACAAAGCGCAGAGATCTTTGGCTTTTTAGCTACCCAATTCAGAAGATTAAAACTCTACGATCAGTCTATTTCATATATAGATAAAGCCACTGCTCAGGCCAATCAAATTGAAGACCTATCAATTAGGAATACTATTCTTGGATTGATAACCCAGGAACATGCGACTTATGAGATCGACCAAAAGAATTATAATAAAGCAATTATTTTAATTGAAAAATCACAGGTTTATTTTAGAAAAGGAAAAAAGCCAAACGATGGGATCTTCTTAGCAAGTAACGAAAGACTTTTGGGAGATTGCCTATACTATCTAAAGCAATATGACCAATCTCTGGTTCACTACACTATCGCTTTAGGAATGTTGGGAAAGCTTCCTGACAATTTTTTGAAAGGATTTATTTATAATGGAATAGCTGCTGTTTATATTAAAAAAGGGGAATTAATAGAGGCAAAAAAGTATAGTGACCTCTCACAAAATATTGCCGACAAAACCCAGTATCTTGAACTAAAAAAAAATATATACAAGACTTCTCAGGAATATTATTATTTAGAAAAAAACATTGAAAAATTCAGCCATCTTAAAAATAAAGAAGATGCAGTTACAGAAGAGATTTCTGAAAAAAATAGTACTTTCATCAATAACCAACAGACTAAATTACTGGATAACAGTAAAACACTTCAGAATAATAACTTTATGTTGATTTTGATATCAACCCTCATTCTTGTTATTTTGGGTTTTGTGTTTTTCTTTTATTATAAAAAGAATATCCTTGTGCGCTCAAAAATTTCTTCTCTGGAAGAGGCGTTGCTCAATAAAATCAAAAATAATCCTAAAACGACTGAGACAAGCAAAACTGTTAAGCCTGAGGTAATAGAAAAAATTTTAAAAAAACTCGATGCTTTTGAAAACTCAACCTTATTTATCCAAAAAAATATATCACTTTCTTCATTATCAACCTATTGCAACACTAATTCTAAATACTTATCAATAGTTATTAATACCCATAAGCAGAAAGACTTTCATAATTATATTAATGAACTAAGAATTAAATATCTTGTCGACAAGATAAAGACAGAACCACAATATCTTAAATACAAAATAGTAAGTTTAGGTGAATTGGCTGGTTTTACAACACAAAGCAAGTTTATCGAGGCTTTTAAAAAAGAGATGCTGGTTACTCCTTCTTCTTTCATAAAGAGCATAGAAAATCAGTATAGCGATACAAGGGATATCAACATACATAATGGAAATCCCTCATCTCTTTCCTGA
- a CDS encoding Crp/Fnr family transcriptional regulator: MISKFIFNNQYLFEDLPQYDKETLQKVMQVKNYRKNEAIFTEGTIPNGIFFLKNGKVKKYKVDNDGREQIIYIYNAGEFFGYSAILSNDTYGDTTLAIENSVIAFISKENFLKILDQSDFFSKLLLKSLSHEFSVMANLMTVLSQRTVRERVALSLLILHRKYKSNIEEDKTYITLSRTDLANMVGTANETLARILHDFREDHLIVMEGRKILLIDLETLTRIANI; this comes from the coding sequence ATGATTTCAAAGTTTATTTTTAATAATCAATATCTTTTTGAGGATCTTCCCCAATATGATAAAGAGACCCTTCAAAAGGTAATGCAGGTTAAAAATTACCGTAAAAATGAAGCCATATTTACTGAGGGAACCATTCCTAACGGTATATTTTTTTTAAAAAATGGTAAGGTTAAAAAGTATAAGGTGGATAATGATGGAAGAGAGCAGATCATTTATATCTATAATGCCGGAGAATTTTTTGGATATTCAGCCATATTAAGTAATGATACATATGGAGATACTACACTAGCGATAGAAAACTCTGTTATTGCTTTTATTTCAAAAGAAAATTTTTTGAAGATTCTTGATCAGTCAGACTTTTTCTCAAAACTACTTCTCAAAAGTCTTAGTCATGAATTTAGTGTGATGGCTAATCTAATGACCGTTCTGTCACAACGAACGGTCAGGGAACGAGTAGCATTAAGTTTATTAATTCTGCACAGAAAATATAAATCAAATATTGAAGAGGATAAAACTTATATTACATTATCCAGAACAGATCTTGCCAATATGGTAGGAACTGCCAATGAAACGTTAGCCCGTATTCTCCATGATTTCCGGGAAGATCATCTTATCGTTATGGAAGGAAGAAAAATTCTATTAATAGATTTAGAAACCCTTACCCGTATTGCGAATATCTAA
- a CDS encoding glycine cleavage system protein H, which yields MLVPKNHYYTENHLWLRKIGLYDFCVGITDFAQKEIGEIHLVEYIMQESIIGKENHFGAIHGINKTFSLVAPCDFQIVEMNENVAVKPSHINTDPYNSWFFILSTHISTDEFLTYKEYLKIIK from the coding sequence ATGCTTGTTCCCAAAAACCATTATTATACAGAAAATCATCTGTGGTTAAGAAAAATAGGATTATATGATTTCTGTGTAGGGATTACCGACTTTGCTCAAAAGGAGATAGGAGAAATCCATCTGGTTGAATATATCATGCAAGAATCTATCATAGGTAAAGAGAACCATTTTGGAGCTATACATGGAATCAATAAGACTTTTTCGCTTGTTGCTCCATGTGACTTTCAAATTGTAGAGATGAATGAAAATGTAGCTGTAAAACCTTCCCATATTAATACAGACCCATATAATTCTTGGTTTTTTATTCTTTCAACTCATATCTCAACTGATGAATTTTTAACATACAAAGAATATTTAAAAATAATAAAATGA
- a CDS encoding T9SS type A sorting domain-containing protein, translating into MKKQLFLAFFAFGLSNAQVFSENFNSGSLPSGWTVENPDTSANWAVGSTTFNTLLPSGAAYFDDDDAGSSSLNSNARLVSPIINLSSVTNPILSFKYANYTYLVDTTLKVEVYNGVSWTQVFTFTGDAGVWGYDPDTFDDVLESYDQATNINLTPYANANFKVRFVYDDGGDYSFGAVVDDVVITAGTLGTSEVSLVTDKIKLYPNPVRDNLFIQDADIKNYKVKVIDLSGKQVKTFEKRFEKYNLSELPEGAYIILIDDGKETIRKKIIKK; encoded by the coding sequence ATGAAAAAACAATTATTTCTAGCCTTTTTTGCCTTTGGATTAAGTAATGCACAGGTGTTCTCAGAGAACTTTAACTCAGGATCATTGCCTTCCGGCTGGACGGTTGAAAATCCGGATACTTCAGCCAATTGGGCTGTGGGCTCAACGACTTTTAATACACTACTTCCGAGTGGTGCAGCTTATTTTGATGATGATGATGCCGGTAGTTCTTCTTTAAATAGTAATGCCAGACTGGTTTCTCCGATTATTAATTTATCTTCAGTTACAAATCCAATTCTTTCTTTTAAATATGCCAACTACACCTATTTAGTAGACACAACTCTTAAAGTAGAGGTTTATAATGGGGTTTCATGGACGCAAGTATTTACTTTTACAGGTGACGCCGGAGTGTGGGGGTATGATCCTGATACTTTTGATGATGTACTTGAAAGTTATGATCAGGCAACAAATATTAATCTTACGCCTTATGCAAATGCTAATTTCAAGGTTAGGTTTGTTTATGATGATGGGGGAGATTATTCTTTTGGAGCTGTCGTTGATGATGTGGTCATCACAGCGGGGACATTAGGGACATCAGAAGTTTCGTTAGTCACGGATAAGATAAAATTGTATCCAAATCCAGTAAGAGATAATCTTTTTATTCAAGATGCGGATATAAAAAATTATAAAGTAAAAGTCATAGATTTATCGGGAAAGCAAGTGAAAACTTTCGAAAAAAGATTTGAAAAATATAATCTTTCAGAACTGCCAGAAGGTGCTTACATCATTTTGATCGATGATGGAAAAGAAACTATAAGAAAGAAAATTATCAAGAAATAA
- a CDS encoding helix-turn-helix domain-containing protein, with product MSKNNCFIVKKQLFFEDHCSLISDDLYSSTTTCVECLKMVEKLKHSKILLGVFFTSTVTLLGVIIFYKINKFKKGMNSLIEDEVSLATVCSDKNENLRTPIKLTDSINDNTELTILAELKKFEDNLMFTRKGITLGNLATEFQTNVKYLSAIIKEHRADNFKSYINNLRINYIVNKVKNDPSFKRYKLSYLAELSGFPTASSFTKTFKDIIGTTPSLYFSQIKDDEN from the coding sequence ATGTCAAAGAATAATTGTTTTATCGTAAAAAAACAATTATTCTTTGAGGATCATTGCAGTCTAATATCAGATGACCTTTATTCATCCACCACAACATGTGTGGAATGCCTTAAAATGGTAGAAAAGTTGAAGCATTCTAAAATATTATTAGGAGTTTTTTTTACCTCTACAGTCACATTGTTGGGAGTTATAATTTTTTATAAAATAAATAAATTTAAAAAAGGAATGAATTCATTGATAGAAGATGAAGTTTCTCTCGCTACAGTATGTAGCGATAAAAATGAAAACCTGAGAACCCCCATTAAATTAACTGACTCTATCAATGATAATACAGAACTCACTATTTTAGCAGAGTTAAAAAAGTTTGAAGATAATCTTATGTTCACCAGAAAGGGTATAACCCTGGGAAATCTTGCAACAGAGTTCCAAACCAACGTAAAGTATTTATCTGCAATAATCAAGGAGCATAGGGCAGATAATTTTAAATCATATATTAATAACCTACGGATAAACTATATTGTCAATAAAGTGAAAAATGATCCGTCATTCAAGAGATACAAATTAAGTTACCTTGCTGAGCTGTCAGGTTTTCCGACAGCCTCTTCATTTACTAAAACGTTTAAAGATATCATTGGAACTACACCTTCATTATACTTTTCACAGATAAAGGATGATGAGAACTAA
- the gcvH gene encoding glycine cleavage system protein GcvH codes for MKIPENLLYTEDHEWVRLENDMAYIGITDFAQRELGDIVYVEIETLGEHLKQHGIFGTIEAVKTVSDLFLPIAGKILETNPKLEANPELVNSDPYGEGWMIKIKMANLFDTEWLLRPDVYKCLIGL; via the coding sequence ATGAAGATCCCTGAAAACCTCCTATATACTGAAGATCATGAGTGGGTTAGATTAGAAAATGATATGGCCTATATCGGAATTACCGATTTTGCCCAGCGTGAATTAGGAGATATAGTATATGTTGAAATAGAAACCCTTGGAGAACATTTAAAACAGCATGGGATATTTGGAACAATTGAAGCTGTAAAGACAGTGTCTGACCTTTTCCTACCCATTGCGGGAAAAATATTGGAAACCAATCCCAAATTAGAAGCCAATCCTGAGCTGGTAAACTCTGATCCTTATGGAGAAGGGTGGATGATAAAAATTAAAATGGCAAACCTTTTTGATACAGAATGGCTGCTGAGACCTGATGTATATAAATGTCTAATAGGATTATAA
- the pckA gene encoding phosphoenolpyruvate carboxykinase (ATP), which translates to MEYLESLRNIGIIPSKEVYWNLSVPQLISQTLKNGQGIITESGALACDTGEFTGRSPKDKYIVKDDKTKESIWWGEVNHPFTPEDFDRLYDSVLTHLSGRDIYVRDACACAKPEYKLNIKVITETPWANLFVNNLFLRPTEAELETFQHEWLILNAPEFKAIPEIHKTRQHNFTIINFTRKIILIGGSGYTGEIKKGIFTVLNYILPFEKNVLSMHCSANIGVNGDTSVFFGLSGTGKTTLSGDLLRKLIGDDEHGWDHESVFNFEGGCYAKCVNLSEEKEPQIFSAIRSGTLLENVRFFEGTDRVDYDNISVTENTRAAYPIDFIDNSVRPSIGKAPNNIFFLTCDAFGILPPISKLSVGQAMYHFISGYTAKVAGTEAGITEPQTTFSACFGKPFLPLHPTQYADLLGKKLKENNIKVWLINTGWSGGTYGKGERIKLAFTRSMISAALENKFENVDFVRDAVFGLQMPVECEGVPSEILNPKNTWDDQSAYDEKALHLAEQFVQNFKSFEPFADEEILNGGPMTQNEIK; encoded by the coding sequence ATGGAATATTTAGAATCTTTAAGAAATATTGGAATTATTCCCAGTAAAGAAGTTTATTGGAATTTATCCGTACCTCAACTAATATCCCAAACCCTAAAAAATGGACAGGGAATTATCACAGAGTCAGGAGCTTTGGCTTGTGATACTGGTGAATTTACAGGACGTTCTCCGAAGGATAAGTACATTGTGAAGGATGATAAAACCAAAGAATCCATTTGGTGGGGAGAGGTCAATCACCCTTTTACGCCAGAGGATTTTGATAGATTGTATGACAGTGTTTTAACCCACCTTTCAGGTAGAGATATTTATGTCAGGGATGCCTGCGCTTGTGCAAAGCCTGAATACAAACTGAACATAAAAGTCATCACTGAGACTCCATGGGCAAATTTGTTTGTGAACAATCTTTTTTTGAGACCTACAGAAGCAGAATTGGAAACCTTTCAACATGAATGGCTGATTCTTAATGCTCCCGAGTTTAAAGCAATTCCTGAAATTCATAAAACCCGTCAGCATAATTTTACGATTATCAATTTCACCAGGAAAATAATTCTTATTGGAGGAAGCGGGTATACCGGAGAAATCAAGAAGGGAATTTTTACTGTATTAAATTATATTTTACCATTTGAAAAAAATGTACTCTCCATGCATTGTTCTGCTAATATCGGAGTTAATGGAGATACTTCTGTGTTTTTTGGACTTTCTGGAACAGGTAAGACTACGCTCTCTGGAGATCTTTTAAGAAAGCTAATCGGTGATGATGAACATGGCTGGGATCATGAAAGTGTTTTTAATTTTGAAGGGGGGTGCTACGCTAAGTGTGTCAACTTGAGCGAAGAAAAAGAACCACAAATATTTTCAGCAATCCGTTCCGGAACTTTGCTTGAAAATGTACGTTTTTTTGAAGGAACAGATAGGGTGGACTATGATAACATTTCAGTAACAGAAAATACGAGAGCAGCTTATCCAATTGATTTTATTGATAATTCAGTGCGTCCTTCAATAGGTAAAGCACCCAATAATATTTTCTTTTTAACCTGTGATGCTTTTGGAATTCTTCCTCCCATATCAAAATTATCGGTAGGACAGGCCATGTACCATTTTATTTCAGGTTACACTGCGAAAGTTGCAGGTACCGAAGCTGGAATTACAGAACCTCAGACAACATTTTCAGCATGTTTTGGAAAGCCTTTTTTACCGCTTCATCCCACCCAATATGCAGATCTATTAGGAAAAAAATTAAAAGAAAATAATATAAAGGTATGGCTAATTAATACCGGCTGGTCGGGAGGGACGTATGGTAAAGGAGAACGTATTAAGTTAGCTTTTACCAGATCAATGATATCGGCGGCACTTGAAAATAAATTTGAAAATGTGGACTTTGTACGTGATGCTGTATTTGGATTGCAAATGCCGGTAGAATGCGAAGGTGTCCCGTCTGAAATTTTAAATCCTAAAAATACATGGGATGACCAATCGGCATATGATGAAAAAGCACTGCATCTTGCTGAGCAGTTTGTGCAAAACTTTAAGTCTTTTGAGCCTTTTGCTGATGAAGAAATACTGAATGGAGGTCCCATGACTCAAAATGAAATTAAATAA